Within Calditrichota bacterium, the genomic segment TATTTATTTCAATGGGTTTAAGAAGATTCCGGTGAAGAGGCATAAGACCTTCGACCGGATTACCGCGAATCAATTATGCAAGCAAGCGGGCCTAAAACCCAAGTTCTAATTGGATACAGGCGATTCTGAAAACTAACTCCTTCCGGAGAGATACTCTCATCCCACTAATCTGGGTTTGTAGAAGAAACTAGAAACTCGTAGAATTATTGATATTTGACCGGCTTCCACGACGAACATACCGTCCGCTACTTCGACGAACAGACGCCGGTCTATGACGTGCAGTCGATGCGCGATG encodes:
- a CDS encoding type II toxin-antitoxin system HicA family toxin, which gives rise to MSVSRIDLLRYFEENGYYLQREGRRHSIYFNGFKKIPVKRHKTFDRITANQLCKQAGLKPKF